AGTCAAACGTGACATTACgatttaagaaaatgcaaaaaattatatttttgcagattcctCAAAAAGCTGAGGCGTGAACGTTGGGTTGAAAAAAAGGGTATATGGGGGTGGTATTTCTCCCAAAGTTTAGAGAGGTGGGGGTAatttttctattcaaaattaaaaaacaaaggcAACCAATACCTCTACTTTTTAAGTCCTGAAATTCATTCTTTAATTATATTATTGATTCAAGTAGTAACGATGAGCACTTTATTGTgttttaaaagtcaaaataacttttttacgACAAAATAACGGTCCCATTTACATACTTAAAAAATAAGTGAGTAACCAAGTCACGACCAAAGTCTCCAACCAAAAAAGGTATACAAATCGAtcttcaaaaactttatttaagcTCTTAAGGAGCTACACTTTTAGTTTGTGTTTAGTGAAGGTCTCTGTGCCCTTTTcaggaattaattttttatagaaaaagatGATTTTTAGTACAGATGAAgtataaaatgcacgactgggtcgcacgtacttgcttttgGAGCTTCAAGCATTATATTACATTTATACtagtttatttttagattttaagaacTACTGTCtccttataaattttaaagaaattttgttaataTACGAGATGAGCCGACATggagaataaatttttgttcattgaaaaatttttttttgaacaaaatgtttCCTTAAAAATTCTATATACCTAATATTATCGCACGTTGAGACGGATTGTGTCACAAATCAAAAGTGTCGATTTTGAATTAGATCGATATTCGAGTTCGGAAGGTCAAGTAGCAAACGGTGTGATTCTATCTGCAAAACTCGCCACTGAAGAGCAGAAGTTTCgctattaaattaaattcatctGTTTTTGGATAAATtcagttttatgatttttttaaattttacttctccgttttttgagttgtgacacttTCCACTTCAGtgtacaatattttttaaagaaaagtatattttattttgtttttattcaatacCTAAAAGTCGGAATAGAGTTAAGAAAAATAGATCATTATGTATATTGACTATATTATTatcgggtcactgtggcgtatgtggaacatttttgtcAATTAAAACATATTGTTGTAAAAAATTCTGTTATCAACAACAAATGTGAAATAGAATTTACATAAGtaagtaattttaaaagtaagtTGAAGATAGAACTCAATCAATGAAGTTACTTAACTcctttataccatttttttttttcattcaagttggttttttcttacaaatttcTTAGATACATTAGATACAGGAAAACCTATTAAAATCTTAAATCCTTAAGTTAGATCCAGGTTATCTCAgcgcaagttttttgaaattaaacaaGCCCTTCATATCTTAACTTaacttgttaaaaacaaataatctaTCTTATTCACAGCAATTTTATCAACAAATGAAGAATGATTGTTAAATGATCTGTCATCGATTTGTTTACCTACTGAATGatgtttttctattaattttgcTATCTTGTTAAGCATTTAGTATCATCATTTAGTATGCATCAATCAAAGTCAAATCTGTATACCTCTTCTCAATGTAATTTGGTTACATCAATTTCAAATGATGCAATTTACTAGTAATAATAAATCTGCATACACTCCTTTTTTGTGGTAACAATATgatttaaataatgataaacgtgataaaacattaaataattattgtttatatttaatatttgtataTAACGTTGCATAACACCCTAGAATAAGCGCATGTATTTAAAGggaatttttaataactttgttTAAATTAAGGGGTATTAAGGAAAGGCGGTATTGCGTTGTTGTGTTTTAAGGCGAATATGGTCAATAAATCGCTTCCAAATGCAACTTCTGTCACTACACAATTTCATACCGCGTTTTTAAGTTCGTTATACTTAAAACGTTCGTAAAAGGAATAAACTTTGGGAATTTAGAGCTGTGCTGTATCTGTAACAGTccatatatttaaatattaaattgattAGAGGCTTATTAACTTTTTGATTATTGTTTTGTCTGCTGCGTAAAATAATTCCAGaacaattataaaaatcaaagcaATTATATAAATTCAATAAACAAATTGTATTTGCGTCATATTTTATGTAGAAGGGAAacaaaaattcaccaaaaagacaagttttattttttttaaatcttaaatttattaattaacgGTGATTAAAATTCCCTATAAGAATGCAGACAAGATAGAGCTAAAAGTGTTTTTTCCGATAACAACAAAGGTATTTTTAAGtggaaaaaattcttttttactcATCATTTTATTGATAACCCATAACAATTTTAAAGCCAGAACTGGCGCCGTTATTTGAATGAAGACAGAATTCCGCGACTTATTTAATATGTTCaacacaataaattaaaataaataaagtccAAGTAAATTTACTGgcaccaaaaataaattatagtatttgttttttttttatgaaaaatttagagGTCAGCCACAAAAAGAGGTGTTTCACCTGTTGAGATGGAAAGTGAGTTTATAGggtgttttttataattaaggTGCTGAAATatttactttgttaaaaaaaaataataaaatgatgtGATTTATTAACAAGGGTTTCGATCAATTTGCACAAATGAGCTGCTAAATCCGATAATTTCCTAacgaattttcatttcaaaatgagAAATGCTAAATGCACGATAACTAATCGAAAATCCTTTTATTAAAGCTAAAAGCCACGGATCAGTTcaatataaatattgaaattaatagaaataaacaaatgatgtaccaaacaaaatgaaataattttaataacgtTTGAATCAGTATAggtattcatgaaacggtgtaaatgtgtcaaaattttatatgaagggtccagaagaaaaacggcacatgtccactttttgccaaaaataaactaatgatgaggtcttgtagtatttactgagcactatctgatggctcctttcttttatataacaaatttaagccttgctaaaaaattaataaattgtgtgcttttagtactaagttgtaaccatttttttggtattattaATCAGCCCTATTTTTGTTGACCGGAATTTAAAAAGCTATTCAAAGTTTCATCGGAAGGAAATTAGCAATTTCcgctaaaatgttttttttttttgttttccaccaaaatttaagtgagcTGCTTAGTGCTTACTTCACGTATGaactgaaaaaaagtttaaaatacgAGGAGTTTTCGGGCCGTgaatcacagtacacatatcaatgtaatatcttccgaacgttttcaaaatttgtttgtcagtACAAAAGACGGTTTAGTACAAAAGACCTACGTAATAAGACTGAATTATATTATGACAATTCAGAAGACAGCAAACTTTGGCCTGTGTCATATGCCAGCGctttcaacatttttatttgtttttttttttttttttcaactaaatgaTATTTGAGAGTACgctgaatacttttttttttaaacaccttGTCTATTTCGCAGAAAGCTGACATTTAATGCattcaaaatgataaaaaaatatcattcaaaagtATCATCAATTTTCTGAATTACTTGAAATATCGAACGAAAGCCCAAAAATGTTTGTTGTGAATGCTAAATGACTTTTTGCTGAAAACCGCATTTTTGGTGTGGAGTGAAAATGTTAATAAGCTCATGCGctgtaatggtttttttttacaacattaAACTAGGGAAATGTTGACTTTGTCCACCGGCAGATCCACTTTAATTTACCAACATAAAAAGGAAAGCACATAAGTGTTGTTACACTTTTAGAACTTTTAGTTCTTAAACTATAAGAACAAGAACATGTCACATAACGAGGGGTGTGacgtttaaatattaaaaagtgaTCACCCTGTACGATAAATTCGGATTGCATTTAAAGTTCATCAACTTTGTCTTAAACCTGATTTAATTTACTCCGATTTATGGCTTTTCAGATCGTTCGAATATAATGGAAGAAAAGTTGAATGTGCGCGGTGTGAGACATGAGTTTCACGTCGTACAGGTCACGCGACAAATATCAACACATAAATTTCCGTTGGTAGGTCTTAAAGACAAGGCTCAACGAAATACACGCTAGTCGCGTTTTAATTGACCGATTTGTTTGAGAGCGCGCGAAGATATGATAAGGTTAggtattttataaacaaatttaagctatatatctaatttttaaaaaatggcttcAAGCTATAGGACGCATTAATATTTTCCGGAAAGAGGTAAAGTCTACCAAACCACATggagtggtttttttttcttaaaaattgtaattttattcACCTTAATTATGCATTCATATTAAACTagttaaatcaaacaaaaacaaaacatgttCGTCTTTTGTTTCTTCCGCAGATAAAATCGGAAAACTACTTCGTTCTTCTCTTGttgattttagtttttctaCTTTTGTGTTGTTTAAAATGAATGGCCTTGTCTCAATGTCGAATATTTTATGGGCATGAAATGATGTTTATTTAATGTCATTTTCCATTGGTTTTACCCCAGAAACTCATTTCTAGGGCTCCTTGGTGCAACACAATAAAACTGTTCTCATCAGCTCAATTGTATGTGTTGGTTAAAAATATTGACTGCATTTTTACACTAGGTATGTCtgattttgaaaagtgaaacgCTACCTatatttcaaaacatttaatttttgaaaaaaaaaaaaaaataaacgcgAAAGAATTCAGAAACCAATGGCCTTAATAAATAATAcaccattattttaatttaaaatccttCTTGACACCAATTCAAAACCACAATCAAATACCTACTTTGTTGTCATTTTAGGTGAGAGTGGAGCTCAACATAAATAGGagcaaattataacaaaaagtaGGTACTAAAAATGGCTCAGTCTCTatcctcaaaaataaaatacctaaaCTCAAAAATAACTTAAAGGTTTTTGTCTTGTCACTGCAAGTATGTAAGTATTgctaatctaagctacattctCTTTCATCTCTTAGAAACATACTTTGGAGCCAGCTTTCAGTAAAATAGTTAACGGCTGATGAGAGAACTCTTGATTTCTTATATAGGggagaggtgcggacagtgagacacccttttttaaattggtatatcttagaatgttttcaagataatttaacgaaactttgaagtcagtttaagacatattttatcttaatgttgcaaaaaaattgtagttaaagaatgaatgagagcatcacattggactaaaatgtagaaaaagtcaaaacgtctcactgtttgcaaagGGTGCGATaagtgagacattcttaggtgaaaaaaaaatttacgaaaacgtcaaataattaggtaatcgacaagtatataattaattaatttatgctAGGTACTTTAACCCAGAAAAAACACTACGAAATCatattgaagtcatgctaaaataatagatttttttttaaatcttatgtctcactgtttgcttttttaaacatctatgtctcactgtttgctttttaataatgtctcactgtttactttttgtcatttttcggaaaaatataaaattacaaaaaacaagaaggaattctaattacatgatatttttttatgaaagaacatataaatataatacgtatgtaaaaaaagttctgtccactaaccagatttttttgtgttatacactctttttataacactccaaaaactactttcagctgattttgtgtgatattttacggtgtaggaaaatggacagctttatTTTAGTTGGGACaaagacgcagacggggaaataaacgttttggcCCAAACTAGggttactgtgcttattttcaggaaagagaaaaatggattgtctcactgtttgcactgtctcactgttcgcacctttcccctacCCGTATTCTAatggaaatttgttttcttaaaacaattcaaatttcatttgtttttattggaaAGAAAACGTTAGGACttttccaacgatatataaaacaCGGGGTTTGGGCAAAAAATTAGTCTTAAAAccacgaaataaaaaaaaaacatctgggGTGGTGTGGACGAACTCAAAagtacaaaaagttaaaaaaataaaaggcgcccagaattctgaaaaagtagCAAGTATACCGGAACTAGAAAATCAGGTCAGGTGGccacataattttaataaatcgtaGGAAAGGTTTTgatgtttcctttttttaataaaaaacaaaagaccGACATAAATTCACATATTTTCATACATATTTGACAAGgagtagaaaatttcaaatacatgtgaaattcaatttatttcattataaATTCCATTGGTTTGACATTCAGTCTTTTCGAAAGCTCCTCACAGCACTTGAGTTGGTTTTCAAGGTACTGAATTCCCCCAGATTGATTAACAGCTTCCATTATAGCATCTTCTTTGTCTCCTGGCACTAGAACTGGCTTCAAAGGAtcagtttaaagaaaaataaataaacatatatattagactgattcaaaaaaaaaaatttttttttgttcaaagcattgttgaaaatattattgcaaatgacgaaaaaaaaatactgtaaaagtttcagcccttaatgttaacacacgggtcgtttgaacgcgacactactcgaagtgtcttgcactccatatgttttgatgcagaaatgttccttgggatCTAactagtaagaaaaaagctcttttaaaattttctatcgagctattcgttttttatgagcttaataagttatgaaaaaacgtacttttacgtactttttcacacgtttttgttaataattctgttaataataatggtagaaactcaaataatggctctatttttagaagaaatatgactctttttaacggcatttcaatcaaattagtggcatttttagatcttcagatattcgaatctaagtccgttcattttttctgcccaattcgatttcactaatcaaaaactttttttttatagaagtcagggtatatttttctaatgatttttcgtatgttgaacttgaatccgaagtcaaaaaaattccatcacatcaagtttttaagatattaccgttagaaaatcaaaaatacccttttttaacagtttttgaggttatgtcatcttgcgagataattttttataattacatttatagcggtttcttaaagaactaagtttcttcttttaaaatccgtttaaatcatttcgatatcgcttttcttctccgagaaatcctaaaatcaattcaacatgtttggtgaatattctctatgaaaaaaaatcttatgttcgtttgggtttcatggcaaattgcaaaaaatgtttacatatctttaagttttttggttattcaaaaattttcttacccataaacttaccaaaaaacttaaaggaatgcaaaaattttttgcgtTTTGCCATGAAAaccaaacgaacataagatttttttcatagagaatattcaccaaacatgttgaattgattttaggatttctcggagaagaaaagcgatatcgaaatgatttaaacggattttaaaagaagaaacttagttctttaagaaaccgctacaaatgtaattataaaaaattatctcgCAAGATGACATAGCCTCAAAAACTGTtgaaaaagggtatttttgattttctaacggtaatatctcaaaaacttgatgtgatggaatttttttgacttcggattcgagttcaacatacgaaaaaccattagaaaaatataccctgacttctataaaaaaaaagtttttgattagtgaaatcgaattgggcagaaaaaatgaacggacttagattcgaatatctgaagatctaaaaatgccactaatttgattgaaatgccgttaaaaagattcatatttgttctaaaaatagagccattatttgagtttctaccattattattaacagaattattaacaaaaacgtgtgaaaaagtacgtaaaagtacgttttttcataacttatttagctcataaaaaacgaatagctcgatagaaaattttaaaagagcttttttcttactagtTAGatcccaaggaacatttctgcatcaaaacatatggagtgcaagacacttcgagtagtgtcgcgttcaaacgacccgtgaacatttagtaccgccgcatcgcgcaaatttctatttcccatacgatttgtatgggaaagattgtgtatttgtgtttagaattttttatctttttaatgggtcatcaaaaaggctagatttaatcattttcttgtataaaattgaacgcaaatttcagtttttgattttcaattatAGTCAATTCGAGGCCACCCAAAGGCATGAGACATCTTGTTTTATATGCTAACTCAGCATCATTGGTCTGTTTGCCCTCAGGATCTTGAGCCCAGCCATCAGGTAAAGAATCACCTTTTCTTCgctgaatttcaattttacccatTGCCACACTTGTTGTTGCCATGTCCAGTAGAAACTTATCCTTTTTAGCTGGAGCACCAAACGCCAAAGGATTGGTACCCAACGCAGCTTCTTTAGAACGAGTTGGTGCCATAGCAGGTGAGGTGTTGGTCATTGATATACCGACCATACCGTGCTCCATTGCCCGCTTGGAGTACCATCCAGCTATTCCATAGTGATTTGAACGTTTTGCACAAACCCAACCAACTCCAACTATTTTAGCTTTCTTAATTGCCAAGTCCATGCAATAGTTACCCACCACAGCTCCAAGGCCATTCTTTCCATCAACCCATGCTGTAGCCGGTGTTTCGTTGATTATTTCTGGCACTGCTGATGCATTGGTAGAATTTATCGCTAAATCATTAAGATACATTTCAAGGCGGTTCATTCCATGGCTAAAGTGTCCTCTATGATCGGCTGCTATAAGAAGGTCAGCCATTGCACGAGCATGATCATCTGGTACATGAACTGCCTTGAAACAGTCAAACATAAATCGATGAGATTCTTCTACAGCTACAAGTTTTGATTGGCTATGAACCGACATTTCTTAACCAAGAAATTTTCTCGCGAATTGCGTTTTAAATAAATGtgagaagaaaaattattagttctagaggaaaatagaaaatatagttCACAACAAGTTTGATCACAAAACTAAAAAGAAATGAACTGATAAGCCATAAGATATTAACTTAAgtcaaacataaaattttatccAAACATGAAAAAGGTGATAACTGATAAGGTAAGTAGATAAACCGAAAAGCTTTATTTAAGAGCTTATTTAAGTTTATATTGATATAGATATATGAATCTTTCATAGAATATCTTGTTAAGAAAAATGTAGAAatcttaaaattgaatttaaattattttaatgcgtTAAAGTACCcaagtaaataaacaaaatgtaagttcgcacaaaaaaaaaaggcaaattgtTCTCTTCTAATGTGCAATAATCTATAGGGTAGAAATTTTGGTTAAAAGTGATCCAAATTCCAGACGAACCCAGCTGATGGACAAAATTTATAAATCGCATTAAAtcgtcttttttttaattactaaatgaatgtgaatacataaaattctatattttctaaaaggagatctataatttctgcaaaaaattggctaaaatagtgaagaaaaaaaaaatatgtaggtagtacctacataaaataaacaaataaaaaaaaattgttacactcatgaaacttggcaaaaaatttactcttgggataagaaccaaggatcgaaaaagtctatagaaaaaaagtgggatgaaagggtgttttttcctGCACAGGAAGGTCAATTACAGATATGGAAAACAATTAtttgctttttgggaccaattatagattttaatatctcttcaaaaaaaaaaacaccctatcacctgtttttttttatgaaaactctttattcttggtTTCTATCCCAAAGACAACAATAGCGACATGGAGACATAGGGACCGGTTATAGCTATCAttgattaacatttttgaaacagTCATTGGAAAGTCcgtgaaaaagaaaagaatatttatagcaaaaaataactattcaattaaattttttttttctaaaaaaaattctttgtgtGATTTCCAATCGATAAATACATAATTTGCATTTCTAATCAAAAGGCAACATAGTTAAatatccatacaaaaattttatatataactgACCTGGTATAACTGACCCCCTAGCGAAATGTACTATAAACATTTTGACttcgatttttaagttttaaaaatattcttgttataattatgtatgtatggTTTTTGGTTATAACTCCATTGCCCCTTCTAGATCATGAGTTCGCATTTTCTCTCTACTGTTCCTAATAATTCATATGACGTGTGTTATTTTACAACTTCTCAAGGTCATTCactgaaattaattttcaaaacatgcgcaaatttcagtttttgattttcaattatAGTCAATTCAACAGTCCTAATTGCAGCTGGAAAATAAACGCGTTTAAAAGACAAAAGGTGGAATTAGGTGCTTTTAATTTGAGTTCTTTCTAACTTTTAACTAACTAAAGGCTgtttatacaaatgtttaaacatttttctaacgACTTCATCTACGTCGCTTCAATTATTGAACAAGACAAATGGTAATCGTCAGCAATAGGAGAAAAaactaataacatttttaaat
This DNA window, taken from Episyrphus balteatus chromosome 2, idEpiBalt1.1, whole genome shotgun sequence, encodes the following:
- the LOC129909420 gene encoding uncharacterized oxidoreductase YjmC-like, giving the protein MSVHSQSKLVAVEESHRFMFDCFKAVHVPDDHARAMADLLIAADHRGHFSHGMNRLEMYLNDLAINSTNASAVPEIINETPATAWVDGKNGLGAVVGNYCMDLAIKKAKIVGVGWVCAKRSNHYGIAGWYSKRAMEHGMVGISMTNTSPAMAPTRSKEAALGTNPLAFGAPAKKDKFLLDMATTSVAMGKIEIQRRKGDSLPDGWAQDPEGKQTNDAELAYKTRCLMPLGGLELTIIENQKTDPLKPVLVPGDKEDAIMEAVNQSGGIQYLENQLKCCEELSKRLNVKPMEFIMK